A part of Xenopus tropicalis strain Nigerian chromosome 4, UCB_Xtro_10.0, whole genome shotgun sequence genomic DNA contains:
- the tmem275 gene encoding transmembrane protein 275: MFTDKSNSSLAQKPAQKKTRPHGLPSPALCCACGLCIMLAGINITLVGAFAFGTFLPVNNPPIIIGPILLVVAFTFFGACCICSRRPPAHGTRKSKPGSNIGFIKPGNAAFEIETSEHTVQDTTAVQLSPTNSPVSSRKSSPVHENSKMCKLFTMEANGPAAKFTAGGESIQLNLPRDPVT; the protein is encoded by the coding sequence ATGTTCACTGATAAGAGCAACTCATCACTGGCCCAAAAGCCTGCTCAGAAAAAGACAAGGCCTCACGGACTTCCCTCGCCTGCCTTGTGCTGTGCCTGTGGACTCTGCATAATGTTAGCGGGCATCAACATCACATTAGTAGGCGCATTTGCATTTGGGACTTTTCTGCCTGTGAACAACCCTCCCATTATTATTGGGCCTATCTTGCTTGTGGTGGCATTCACTTTCTTTGGAGCTTGCTGTATATGTAGTCGGAGACCTCCAGCCCATGGCACAAGAAAGTCTAAACCAGGTTCTAACATTGGTTTTATAAAGCCAGGCAATGCAGCCTTTGAAATAGAAACAAGTGAACACACAGTACAGGACACCACTGCTGTTCAGCTGAGCCCAACTAATTCTCCCGTGTCCTCGCGGAAATCATCACCTGTACATGAAAACTCAAAAATGTGCAAACTTTTCACCATGGAGGCAAATGGGCCAGCTGCTAAATTTACAGCAGGAGGGGAATCAATACAGCTAAATTTACCCAGAGATCCTGTCACTTAA